In Anabas testudineus chromosome 12, fAnaTes1.2, whole genome shotgun sequence, one genomic interval encodes:
- the gdnfa gene encoding glial cell line-derived neurotrophic factor isoform X1, whose protein sequence is MNNAAQADRVEAHGRTGNMMTHQRPAFFIGTESKMKLWDVLATCLLLLSSVATRPLYQNTQPAKRTYFPSSYSDPASLSVEDKEPTFQRENHNLQEISMEDQYDIAGPYPEQFDDVMDFIKATIGRLRRSSEPSGSSRGRREERQRGAANTGGTRSEGKGHGDRRRGRGRGGSRGGKGNRGEKKREGISVQSRGCLLKEVHLNVTDLGLGYQTKEELIFRYCSGPCVEAETNYDKILNNLTHNKKLDKDTPSRTCCRPIAFDDDLSFLDDNVVYHTLKKHSARKCGCV, encoded by the exons ATG AACAATGCAGCGCAGGCGGACAGGGTGGAGGCTCATGGCAGGACTGGTAACATGATGACACACCAAAGGCCAG CTTTCTTCATAGGAACTGAGTCTAAGATGAAGTTATGGGATGTTTTGGCCACGTGTTTGTTGCTCCTGAGCTCTGTTGCGACACGGCCTCTCTACCAAAACACTCAGCCAGCCAAAAGGACTTATTTCCCCAGCAGCTACAGTGATCCCGCGTCCCTATCTGTGGAGGACAAAGAGCCAACGTTCCAGCGTGAAAATCACAACCTGCAGGAGATCTCGATGGAGGATCAAT ATGACATTGCAGGTCCCTATCCAGAGCAGTTTGATGATGTAATGGATTTTATCAAGGCCACAATTGGCAGACTCCGGAGGTCGTCAGAGCCTAGTGGGAGCTCCAGGGGACgaagggaggagagacagaggggagcaGCAAACACGGGAGGCACGAGAAGTGAGGGGAAAGGACATGGTGACAGGAGGCGGGGTCGGGGACGAGGGGGAAGTCGAGGCGGTAAAGGAAACCGAGGcgagaagaagagggaggggaTATCTGTGCAGAGTCGGGGCTGCTTGCTAAAGGAGGTCCATCTCAATGTGACGGACTTGGGGCTGGGATATCAGACTAAAGAGGAGCTGATCTTCCGATACTGCAGCGGCCCCTGTGTGGAGGCAGAGACCAACTACGACAAGATCCTGAACAACCTCACACACAACAAGAAGCTGGATAAGGACACGCCCTCTCGCACCTGCTGTCGACCAATCGCTTTTGATGACGACTTATCTTTCCTGGACGACAATGTGGTTTATCACACGCTGAAGAAGCATTCTGCTAGGAAGTGTGGCTGTGTCTGA
- the gdnfa gene encoding glial cell line-derived neurotrophic factor isoform X2: MDKEGVDQEEAAVLNAFFIGTESKMKLWDVLATCLLLLSSVATRPLYQNTQPAKRTYFPSSYSDPASLSVEDKEPTFQRENHNLQEISMEDQYDIAGPYPEQFDDVMDFIKATIGRLRRSSEPSGSSRGRREERQRGAANTGGTRSEGKGHGDRRRGRGRGGSRGGKGNRGEKKREGISVQSRGCLLKEVHLNVTDLGLGYQTKEELIFRYCSGPCVEAETNYDKILNNLTHNKKLDKDTPSRTCCRPIAFDDDLSFLDDNVVYHTLKKHSARKCGCV; the protein is encoded by the exons ATGGACAAGGAAGGTGTGGACCAGGAAGAGGCAGCTGTGCTAAATG CTTTCTTCATAGGAACTGAGTCTAAGATGAAGTTATGGGATGTTTTGGCCACGTGTTTGTTGCTCCTGAGCTCTGTTGCGACACGGCCTCTCTACCAAAACACTCAGCCAGCCAAAAGGACTTATTTCCCCAGCAGCTACAGTGATCCCGCGTCCCTATCTGTGGAGGACAAAGAGCCAACGTTCCAGCGTGAAAATCACAACCTGCAGGAGATCTCGATGGAGGATCAAT ATGACATTGCAGGTCCCTATCCAGAGCAGTTTGATGATGTAATGGATTTTATCAAGGCCACAATTGGCAGACTCCGGAGGTCGTCAGAGCCTAGTGGGAGCTCCAGGGGACgaagggaggagagacagaggggagcaGCAAACACGGGAGGCACGAGAAGTGAGGGGAAAGGACATGGTGACAGGAGGCGGGGTCGGGGACGAGGGGGAAGTCGAGGCGGTAAAGGAAACCGAGGcgagaagaagagggaggggaTATCTGTGCAGAGTCGGGGCTGCTTGCTAAAGGAGGTCCATCTCAATGTGACGGACTTGGGGCTGGGATATCAGACTAAAGAGGAGCTGATCTTCCGATACTGCAGCGGCCCCTGTGTGGAGGCAGAGACCAACTACGACAAGATCCTGAACAACCTCACACACAACAAGAAGCTGGATAAGGACACGCCCTCTCGCACCTGCTGTCGACCAATCGCTTTTGATGACGACTTATCTTTCCTGGACGACAATGTGGTTTATCACACGCTGAAGAAGCATTCTGCTAGGAAGTGTGGCTGTGTCTGA
- the gdnfa gene encoding glial cell line-derived neurotrophic factor isoform X3, translating to MKLWDVLATCLLLLSSVATRPLYQNTQPAKRTYFPSSYSDPASLSVEDKEPTFQRENHNLQEISMEDQYDIAGPYPEQFDDVMDFIKATIGRLRRSSEPSGSSRGRREERQRGAANTGGTRSEGKGHGDRRRGRGRGGSRGGKGNRGEKKREGISVQSRGCLLKEVHLNVTDLGLGYQTKEELIFRYCSGPCVEAETNYDKILNNLTHNKKLDKDTPSRTCCRPIAFDDDLSFLDDNVVYHTLKKHSARKCGCV from the exons ATGAAGTTATGGGATGTTTTGGCCACGTGTTTGTTGCTCCTGAGCTCTGTTGCGACACGGCCTCTCTACCAAAACACTCAGCCAGCCAAAAGGACTTATTTCCCCAGCAGCTACAGTGATCCCGCGTCCCTATCTGTGGAGGACAAAGAGCCAACGTTCCAGCGTGAAAATCACAACCTGCAGGAGATCTCGATGGAGGATCAAT ATGACATTGCAGGTCCCTATCCAGAGCAGTTTGATGATGTAATGGATTTTATCAAGGCCACAATTGGCAGACTCCGGAGGTCGTCAGAGCCTAGTGGGAGCTCCAGGGGACgaagggaggagagacagaggggagcaGCAAACACGGGAGGCACGAGAAGTGAGGGGAAAGGACATGGTGACAGGAGGCGGGGTCGGGGACGAGGGGGAAGTCGAGGCGGTAAAGGAAACCGAGGcgagaagaagagggaggggaTATCTGTGCAGAGTCGGGGCTGCTTGCTAAAGGAGGTCCATCTCAATGTGACGGACTTGGGGCTGGGATATCAGACTAAAGAGGAGCTGATCTTCCGATACTGCAGCGGCCCCTGTGTGGAGGCAGAGACCAACTACGACAAGATCCTGAACAACCTCACACACAACAAGAAGCTGGATAAGGACACGCCCTCTCGCACCTGCTGTCGACCAATCGCTTTTGATGACGACTTATCTTTCCTGGACGACAATGTGGTTTATCACACGCTGAAGAAGCATTCTGCTAGGAAGTGTGGCTGTGTCTGA